CCACACCTGGTTAAAAATACAGAGCGcgcattaatttttataaattaaattaaaattttttaaattaaagcaacGCTTCATATAGTGCCCGCCCTCTCTCTCtcccattttaaaaaaatatcacaacTTGCCagacagattttaaaaataattacagttgttatcaattaggagtcaaaagaaattttgaaaataaatttttagtcttatttttaaattcaaattataatattgacattaagatttttttgacaattgggtcattgaatattttttaaaaatgagggGAGGGTCTGAGAATGCccgtaaaacaaaaattcaattttggcgggaaagtaaattttaaaaataaaaatatttaaataataaagtaattaaaaatattaataaaatttgactgaATAAATatcgatagaaaaaaaaagtaaaattttgatgagaaaatttatcaagacTATTAATCGCTGATCGgtacattattattaagaagCGTATAATGGACGATGATTGAAGCGAAATACCTCCAGGAGCGACGAGTTGATTACCCGGTGGAGAAGATAAGTCCGGCGGGGATGTGAGTCTGTAAAGTAGCCAGTAATGATATGACATGGGTTCTTCTTTATAGCCAGCGAGTGTGTGAACGTAATGACCATTTGGCCACTCGGAAgccgaaaattgaaaatgaggTGATTTTTCAGCGGCAAGCAACATTACGCCGTAGAATGTTTCATTTTTAGGAGCAGTCACTGTCAGATGATAAGTTTCATTGGTTCCGACCCACAGAGTATACGAGACATTGACTAACTGATGATGTGGGGACGTTGTTTGGGTCGGGAGTTTTGATGCCGTGGATTCGTAAGCGCTTGTGTTGGTTTCGACATTTTTTGTTGTACTCGACGATATCAAATTGTCGTTAAAATTATCTGTAAGTTGCATAGTTTAATtgtactttattaataaattgtcatcTTAAAAATACAGCACAAATTTACTTACTGTTGGGAGTAAGACCCGGAAGTGTGTTGTTACTTAGCCGGCAGTTTAAGCTTCTGATGTTGATGAGACTCTTGGGAATTATTCCGAGAATAATTTGGGCAGTTAAATAAACATCTTGATCAAAAGAACCGTCAGGCTGCTGGCGGTTTATCAGCCACGACAATGCTGATGATCTGTTCCAATTATCTAGAGGTTCATTTTCCACTTGTTTGAGCGCCTGCATTGCCAGAGCAGTCGTACGCAAATCTCCAAAGCTCCCATCTACTCTCTGACGTTTTGTTAAACTCATCGCGGGTTTATGGACAAAGTGACCAAGATTCCGGTGTCTGTGGTCCTGGATAATGCATCTCAGAGCCAGAACCACCATCGCTATTGTGTCTGTAAAGttggtaattaaaatacttgattATCGAACGCGgttactttcatttttttcttcctcaCCAATATTGTGGTACTGAACAGCATTCGTTATGTCCAAGAGTCTTCTGATTTGTCGTTTTCTGATATGAGCCTGTGCACTGCAAGCCGCTAAAGTTGTCAGCGCAAAATCATAATCTACAGGCGGTTCGTGATGCTGAAGAGTTCCAATCAAATCATGACCGTGGAATTGTCGCGGGTCCTTACACAAAGCGCTTAAGGCAAGAGTGTAACGCGCTAAATTTGTCTCCGAAAATCCTATTTCTCTGTGCCTAAATAATGACAATCATTAGTACCAttcatgtaaattaaatttgaacaaataattgtttatactGCATTGCATCTTACATAGAGATATTGTTTTTGTACCTCCAAAGCAAAACAACTATTTCCAATTCCAATTGTTTGTTACTGAGCTGCAATTCAGCGGACACAGACGAGGGATTATTGTCAGCACGAGACAAATTGGCTAAGCGGAGAGCTAAAAGAACCCAGTGGGTGTTATTGAACCATCCAGCGTCTTGATCCCTCTGGTACCAGAGCCACGTGGTGGCACGCGATACCATTGACTCCACCTCCGTCTCAGTTGGACGTGACTCAATCTCAGTCCCTTAATCAATCAAAAGCACGTTTTATTGAGGGTAATGTCTCTGTTAGATAAAAGCTACCTGGGTTTCTGGAGTTTACCTTGGCAACGAGCGCAGACTGAAGCCCATACAATTAGCACTGCTGCCATACTTGCGCGTCCCCACATTGTTTAGTTTCTAAATTATTgtgcaaataattataattataattattattattattattttttatatgatgtGTGATAGCTTTAAAATGTTTAGTCTTTTTGTTATTTCAAAGGGTAGTCTGTTGTTAAGGAAGTAGAAACAACGAGATCGATATCACACCGTGCGATGTCTGGCAAGCCCTTCTTGACTTTCATCCCCTATTGCTTGTTATTTCCAAGAATCTCTTAccctaattaattatttagctcCTTTCAACCTCAGTATgagcttttttttcttttaatttttttttctcttacaaaaatataaaattgaactttgtctagatattaaataataaaataaaatacttgtttttttttcacccttTCGTTACATAAAAACTtgtattttttggtaaaaaaatttactaagtctacttaatattaaaaatttataaatcgatGAGGAATTTAGTTCttggagaagaaaaaaaaattagggtggaaaatatcacaaataaatatatttatttttttttacttacatttaACAAACACTCGGCAGTAGTTTTAGTGCGAGTTATCAGAAAACAGAGATCAATAAGAACTCGAACGTGAAAACAATGTGAGTAgttaataacttaatttatttaaaatatttaaaaatggataaaaaaagtcaaagtgAATGTGGGGGCTAGTCGTTGAGTGCGATTACAACCGCGAGGACCGCACAGTGGTGAAAAAAAACGGTGACAAGCGTCGCGTCCTCACGTCGCGGTCTTTTGCGATGGCACACGTTGCGCCTGCGAGGTGAATGCGCAATGCAGACTAAAATTCACTACATAAATTCAGAGTAGGCTAGTACAGCGGTATCACGAACGGGGGTTCGAAGACCTTCCCCAACTTCCCCACCAGCTTATACATTTTAAACCCTTGTACTCACCACCGACTCATCATTCTAATGTATtcataaatcatatatattttttatttcttcatttataaacttttgcCTGCTGTAATTTCAGTCATCCAACATTTTCTCATTATATTACTCATTTTTTCTCGtcttattcattttctttttatgtaatatactttcaagtaaaaaaaaacttccagCTATTCCactgccatttttattttaattaaatttaaaactatcatagaaaaaaaatatctagttattattaaatcattaattacaacacaaagtcttaaaattaataatcaaatatttgaacactcgattaaaatactataaattacaattacatattttcattaattaatattataaatacttatacaattgtacataaatataaaatattttttataaatttcattacaatttgagttgttttaattttaaattcatatacgCTCTTtagtttgttataaaaaaaagaaaaaaaagttgatactACGACGGATGTAGTTTGATATTTTGTGTAATTGAATTGGGGTCTATTTTCTTGGGACTTAGACTTATTTCTTGTTGCTCTTGACGTCTGTGACGTATTATTGTTGACAAGGCACCATTGAAACTCGCTGTTTTCTTTTTAGCGCTGCCTTTGGGTGTCGCTTCGCCTACTCTCCTTACAGGAAGTCGTGGCGAAGACATCTCGTCCATAAAATCAAAGTTATCTTTTTCTTCAAtccttaaataattattttcattcaaaattaccAGCTGTCAGtgacagtaaataaataaattaattaaataaaaatacttgtaatCAGACAATTCGTGGTCAGGTTGGTGACTATTAAGAGGAATCGGTGATGGTCCTCTTCTACCAGGACACTTCCATTCTAAATCCAAGCACTGTTTATTATGctccattttatttatcatatttagtAGGCTATCAGGTTTAAGATACCAGTCATCCtggatcataaaaaataaacaaatgatcAAATGTCaagttgataatatttttattatcagagCAATAAGTAGGAAGTAAatgaatttacttttaaatataaaatataaatttttattttcaaattgtcagcaaaataaaattcttttagcgacaatttaaaaaataaaattgactgaacttgattttgaaaatttatacaaagaaTACCTTGGAAATAACGTCGTATTTTTCTTCATCAGAACAATCAACATACCAATCGTCTTCGTTTAGTTccatattcatttatttgttatgattgtttaaataagattatgtatatatatgtcaaaacagtttttttattgcgGTTGTTGTTTTAAACTTAACCTACAACACCAACATCAACATCCCACATCTCCGACTGGTGCTGCCGCCACAATACAAACTaccgattaattatttaaaagtaccGCGTAAACACAACAAGATTTATCTccatttttaatgataacatTGACAATGAAATATggatacatttaaataaatcgatggttaaaaaaagtgaggaatttttaaaaatttatttttttcgagatCAATAAGGTAAATGTTGaatatctagaaaaaaaactggaaaatttttaaatattttattaatcataattgtaatttttgactTAATCAGTTTCAgagaataaatgatttattaaatcattcaaatatttgtaatGCTGAAAGTAACTGACATCTGAcgattttagtatttttaattgccaAGTTAATTgtctggaaatattttaaaaaacgtttacaagaaaatttaaaaatcacatgaattttgttaaatttttccctGTCAGTATTGACTTtgtttgttgaaaataaatgaatttttttaatgactgcTACTGTCAGTATcacgaatatttaaattttacaagaaataaaatctacgtaagtaaaaaaattgatgtttttttatttataaataatttaaattttcaaataaataaatgaagtctttttttataaaaagaattcaaaacaaactaggaatttatttttctgggCTTCAAAATTTTGCCGCTAATTTATTgtagaatttttgattttgttaaaaattatctattgtAACAAATTATAGTCTACATTTTTTACATTCCATATCAGAAGTTAACatgtagagaaaaaaaatatgagaattcaaataaaaaactttattttcattattcaacgaaatgtaataaaaaaaaatattaaatatatgacgaactttaaataattcatgtataaaatttatattggatgtatataaaatagtaagtGAGAATCGATTGAACAATTACGAGTACGAGTAAACATAACAAGTTATTTTGTTCGAGGATAACAATCAATTATTGTCTCTCTCCCGCTTtctctttttcatttttttctctctattTTTGCAGCACTCGGCgcattgtaaataataattacgacAAAATGTCAAACTGACACGAACAAATAGACAGATATCTAGATGATGATGGCCACTGGATAAAACTTCCTTTCGTACTGATTTACGCGCACTCGATCGTTGCACATCCTAGCTTTGCAACCActtgaaatattataaattcttcaataaaaatatttaaacaattactaACAGTAATTAGTCTAACAATgagttatttaatttgtaaataatgagtaaattaacaaaatcaGATCTTTATCAAGCTTTATTTCCTATTTATCATCTCAGTAAAGTACTCGGTCTGCTACCAGTAAGATTAGTACGACAACGAAGTGATCGttttattggaaatatttatattattgatatagTTTACAGGTGAGTacattaattagtaaatatattaattagtaatgttagctaataattatttatttgaattttgaataccaaaatttaaaattgaatgaattaGCAGCATAAAAAtaagagttgaaaaaaatgtatttattatttatattaaataaatatatatgtctaatATAATTCTTAATGTCCATAATGAGGGCTTATACTTTATCAgtacgaaaattttaatattttagcgacagataaaaattttttaaaggtCTGAATActgctgtaaaaaatttgcggagtgaatgcggagcaGATGattgtgtatttatttaatccctttGGAATTAAATTAACCCGGAAGGGAAGTTTAATATTGAAAGTCCGGTTCAGAGTAAAATTCGCTTTTGAAAGgagtttcttttaataaaaatcactcAGCTGAAAACACAAACTCCCCATTTACTCCGTATtcagaatgattttttttttaaaactccagaACTCAGAGTGAcgaagtgaattcggatttagataaaattataattttgtctttcagaattagaaaattattcgATTCCATACTAATTCGTAAATTTGAACTATCCGCACACCCCTACTGCATATATTACCCTAATTATCATTActagtgtaaaaaataatttcagtaaCGAGCAGCGTTTGCCTGCTCGTATTTTTTACAGTTGCCGAAGCATGGGGTCTCTGGAGAGACCTCAGAGACGGCTGGGAAAACAGTACAAGATTGAAACATCAAACAGCATTGAATATCACCATAGGCGACGTTACTGCTGTCGCACTTTTAGCCGCTGCTGGAGTTCTAGGCGCGCCATTCAGATGGAAATACATTCGTGAAATAATGACACGACTTATTCATGTATTGAtcacttaatttattaagtatctAATCATAAATAACccactaaaattaataatatgtgattaaaaattaaaggcaGATGAGCGTCTTGGATTCATTACTCCCAAGAAAACCCAGAGATTCGCAATAATTTTGTCATCATGTacgatgatattttttataactctcGCATGCCTGGACATTTACTCATGGGACCTTCAGACTAAAATGAAACGTAAAATGCCAGACAAAGGaccaattaattattcacctctttattttttttatctccaaGCGTTATTAATAGAGATACAGTACACAATAGCGACCTACAATCTGAACCAACGTTTTGTTCGGCTCAAtaaaaatcttgaaaatttattgaagagcagcaaaaattatttgcgcAGAGACATTGACCTTGTGAGCGAGCTGTCggataaagataaatttcCAATGACTATTTTGAGGTCAGAAACAAGTGGTGGCAGTAATAAACAAGACCAAAGACTCTTTCGGACTCCAAAAATATCCGGCTGGACAGTTGAAGAGCGCGgtaaattatcaacattacGATCTCTGTACCActcatattataaataatcgttttgttactttatttaaagaatCGCGCGACGTGATGGACACAGTGGCCCAGCTAATTACCATCCATTCGTCACTCTGCgatgtaaatattcttataaacAAAGCATTTGGATTGCCAATGCTCGTCGTCGCAATTACAGCTCTGTTTCATCTGATAATAACTccgtattttttattgatggaGGCTACCAGCGACAAAGAAACTCTATTTATAATCGTCCAATGTTTATGGTGTGTTCTTCATGTCTATCGTGTTGTCGTAGTGGTCCAGCCGTGTTACTCGACAACAAACGAGTCCCAAAAAACAGCGATTCTCGCTAGTCAATTACTAACATACTCATGGCAACCGGAAATTCGAAAGCAGCTTGAAGTATTTTCACTCCAATTATTACACCGACCGCTTCATTTTACAGCCTGTGGGCTTTTTTCACTGGACCGCGCACTTATTACCtcggtaaaataaattttaaaaaattttttcaattattaatttaattaattaattaatttagatggCTGGCGCAGTAACTACATACCTGGTTATCTTGATACAATTTCAAAAAGCCGATGACACCAAAGACACAaacaatatattgaaaaatgcaACACTCCTACTACGTAACGTTTCAACAACAAGAACTAAAGCATtgacttaataaataaataaaatataaattattaacttatgtattttattaaactgttCAATAGtttacgtaaataaaaattaatgtatgtatttatgtgtaatgtgaataataaatttattaaaacataaaatctttaaataaaagtcaaaattattttttttctcttgacatttaaataataactcatGTAAGTGTAGTAcagttatcaattattttatcaatcatctacaattaaattaattagctaataaattacaattaaaatttttttagccaaTAATCATTTTCCTTTGTTTTAAGTCAAtattcaattgaattttttttcattaataatattatttattaattaattaattaattaattaataataataataataataataataataataataataataataataataataataactaataattaaactaattaaatt
Above is a window of Microplitis demolitor isolate Queensland-Clemson2020A chromosome 1, iyMicDemo2.1a, whole genome shotgun sequence DNA encoding:
- the LOC103571218 gene encoding uncharacterized protein CG3556 isoform X2; its protein translation is MWGRASMAAVLIVWASVCARCQGTEIESRPTETEVESMVSRATTWLWYQRDQDAGWFNNTHWVLLALRLANLSRADNNPSSVSAELQLSNKQLELEIVVLLWRHREIGFSETNLARYTLALSALCKDPRQFHGHDLIGTLQHHEPPVDYDFALTTLAACSAQAHIRKRQIRRLLDITNAVQYHNIDTIAMVVLALRCIIQDHRHRNLGHFVHKPAMSLTKRQRVDGSFGDLRTTALAMQALKQVENEPLDNWNRSSALSWLINRQQPDGSFDQDVYLTAQIILGIIPKSLINIRSLNCRLSNNTLPGLTPNNNFNDNLISSSTTKNVETNTSAYESTASKLPTQTTSPHHQLVNVSYTLWVGTNETYHLTVTAPKNETFYGVMLLAAEKSPHFQFSASEWPNGHYVHTLAGYKEEPMSYHYWLLYRLTSPPDLSSPPGNQLVAPGGVDDLEISEGEYYLFWYKKL
- the LOC103571218 gene encoding uncharacterized protein CG3556 isoform X1, which gives rise to MWGRASMAAVLIVWASVCARCQGTEIESRPTETEVESMVSRATTWLWYQRDQDAGWFNNTHWVLLALRLANLSRADNNPSSVSAELQLSNKQLELEIVVLLWRYKNNISMHREIGFSETNLARYTLALSALCKDPRQFHGHDLIGTLQHHEPPVDYDFALTTLAACSAQAHIRKRQIRRLLDITNAVQYHNIDTIAMVVLALRCIIQDHRHRNLGHFVHKPAMSLTKRQRVDGSFGDLRTTALAMQALKQVENEPLDNWNRSSALSWLINRQQPDGSFDQDVYLTAQIILGIIPKSLINIRSLNCRLSNNTLPGLTPNNNFNDNLISSSTTKNVETNTSAYESTASKLPTQTTSPHHQLVNVSYTLWVGTNETYHLTVTAPKNETFYGVMLLAAEKSPHFQFSASEWPNGHYVHTLAGYKEEPMSYHYWLLYRLTSPPDLSSPPGNQLVAPGGVDDLEISEGEYYLFWYKKL
- the LOC103571217 gene encoding uncharacterized protein LOC103571217, translated to MNMELNEDDWYVDCSDEEKYDVISKDDWYLKPDSLLNMINKMEHNKQCLDLEWKCPGRRGPSPIPLNSHQPDHELSDYKIEEKDNFDFMDEMSSPRLPVRRVGEATPKGSAKKKTASFNGALSTIIRHRRQEQQEISLSPKKIDPNSITQNIKLHPS
- the LOC103571304 gene encoding gustatory receptor for sugar taste 43a-like — translated: MSKLTKSDLYQALFPIYHLSKVLGLLPVRLVRQRSDRFIGNIYIIDIVYSVCLLVFFTVAEAWGLWRDLRDGWENSTRLKHQTALNITIGDVTAVALLAAAGVLGAPFRWKYIREIMTRLIHADERLGFITPKKTQRFAIILSSCTMIFFITLACLDIYSWDLQTKMKRKMPDKGPINYSPLYFFYLQALLIEIQYTIATYNLNQRFVRLNKNLENLLKSSKNYLRRDIDLVSELSDKDKFPMTILRSETSGGSNKQDQRLFRTPKISGWTVEERESRDVMDTVAQLITIHSSLCDVNILINKAFGLPMLVVAITALFHLIITPYFLLMEATSDKETLFIIVQCLWCVLHVYRVVVVVQPCYSTTNESQKTAILASQLLTYSWQPEIRKQLEVFSLQLLHRPLHFTACGLFSLDRALITSVK